The Rhipicephalus microplus isolate Deutch F79 unplaced genomic scaffold, USDA_Rmic scaffold_39, whole genome shotgun sequence genome has a window encoding:
- the LOC119187312 gene encoding uncharacterized protein LOC119187312 → MCSRVGAVSAARVGRGIRCTEKPGEDFQVVLPQLPSGDSVLHTVFLHGNLKARPYRVEHVRDSLARLSLLPEVVALGAYQMNHVWAVTFKDDEGKKKMLAAESFDLKDHRCMVVDPRDRGVRLKLYWLLHGVPDEAVRVALTPYGKVTEISRDKWKVQGCNDKGSTTRSVTLRLHAGVSVDDLPHQLRVAEDMALVVIPGRAPLCLRCRAIGHIRRDCRVPRCGVCRRYGHDDAHCVRSYASIAGPGQTDEVSEHLMDAVDAEEASREDGYTEGPATPPEQSSGAALESTNKGDKHSGAPGTNLDTAAVENDATAASKSSSAAREGGPEATDAEMTKAGAIAFKRARETPDRTGNVDTSAINEPPTKTATGRRPTFKPRPNLSPDRRGTQTSAPP, encoded by the coding sequence atgtgctcccgcgtaggggcggtttcagcggcccgtgtgggccgcggtatcaggtgtaccgaaaagccaggcgaagatttccaggttgttctgcctcagctgccttcaggtgattccgttttgcacacggtttttttgcacggaaacttgaaagccaggccatatcgagtggagcatgtccgagacagccttgctcgtctttcgctgctgccggaagtggttgccctaggggcataccaaatgaatcatgtatgggcagtgacgttcaaggatgatgagggtaaaaagaagatgctggcggcggagtcttttgatctaaaggaccatcgctgtatggtggttgacccccgtgatcgaggtgtgcggctgaagttgtactggcttcttcatggcgtgccggacgaggctgtgcgagtcgccttaacgccctacggaaaagtgaccgagataagcagagataaatggaaggtgcagggttgcaatgataaaggttcaaccacgcggtcggtcacgctgaggctacacgcgggcgtgtccgtggacgacctgccacaccaactgCGAGTTGCGGAGGATATGGCGCTCGTCGTAATTCCTGGCAGAGCACCGCTATGCCTCCGATGCCGGGCTATCGGACACATTCGACGGGATTGCCGCGTGCCGCGCTGTGGGGTCTGTCGTCGCTATGGCCACGATGACGCCCACTGTGTGAGGTCGTACGCCAGCATTGCGGGCCCAGGCCAAACAGACGAAGTGTCTGAACACCTGATGGATGCCGTGGATGCCGAAGAAGCGAGCAGGGAAGACGGTTATACGGAAGGCCCTGCCACGCCCCCTGAACAGTCTTCTGGGGCCGCACTGGAATCTACCAATAAAGGCGACAAGCACTCTGGTGCGCCAGGAACGAATTTAGACACGGCAGCAGTAGAGAACGACGCTACAGCAGCGAGCAAGTCAtcttcagctgcgcgagagggcggcccggaagcaacggacgccgagatgaccaaggccggtgctatcgcttttaagcgagctcgtgaaacacctgaccgtaccggaaatgttgacacgtcggccatcaatgaacctccaacaaagacggcgactggtcgtcggcctacctttaaaccacgaccaaacctgtctcctgaccgtaggggcactcaaacgtcggccccgccgtag